A window of Pararhodobacter sp. genomic DNA:
CAGCACCTCGCTTCGGCCCACGCCCGCAGGCCCGTCAGACCGGGGCCGCAGCGACACCTGAAAATTGCACAGGCACCCTGCCCCCTCGGCGGGCACGGTGTTCGGCAACAACTGATCCAGCGCGTTATAGACCGTATCCGGCACCATATGGCCGATCACATGCCTCAGCGCCACGGGCGCGGGGTGGACGGCGTTGACGATGCTATCGACCGGGGCGACCACCTCGAACGGCGCGAGGCTGGCGGCGTTGTTGGGGATTTCCGGCGCAATCGCACATTTCAGCGCGTAGCAGGAATAGGCCTTGGTATAGACCAGCGGCACGTTGATGCCTTTCTTGTCCAGCCCGCTGGTGCCCTCCCAGTCACACAGCACGCGGTCACGCGCAATCGTTACCCGCACTTTCAGGTCGATCGGCTTGGAATAGCCATCAATCCGCATCGCGCCATCGGCCACACCGGGCGTCAGGGCGTTGATCCGCTCCAAGGTCGCCTTGCGCGAGTTGGTCAGGATGAAATCGGAAATCCCGCCCAGATCGGCCAGCGCAAATTCGCGCATCATGTCGATCAACCGACGGTGGCCAATCTCGTTGCAGGTGGCCAGCGCGTAGATATCGCCGATCAACTGATCCGGCTCGCGCACATTGCCGCGAATGATCGTGATCAGCGTGCGATCCACCGCGCCCTTGTCGGCCAGCCGCATGATCGGCAGATACAACCCCTCCTCATAGACCGAGTTCGCATCCGCCCCGAACCCACGCCCGCCGATATCGACGATATGCGCGGTGCAGGCAAAGAACCCGACCAGCGCGCCGTTGTGAAAACTGGGTGTCACCACGGTGATGTCGTGCAGATGCCCGGTGCCCTCCCAGGGGTCGTTGGTCAGATAGACATCACCCTCGGCCATCGTCTCGCGCCCAATGCGCCGGATGAAATGCGGCACGGCGTCGGCCATGGCGTTCACATGGCCGGGCGTTCCGGTCACCGCCTGCGCCAGCATCTGCCCCTGCGCGTTATAGACCCCCGCCGACAGATCGCCCGCCTCGCGCACCGAGGTCGAGAACGCGGTGCGCACCAAGGCCTGCGCCTGTTCCTCGACCACCGAGATCAGGCGGTTCCACATGACCTGATAGGCAACTTTGCTGACCTCAGCCATGGGCGGCCTCCTTGGTGCGAATATCCAGACACCCATCGGCCTGCGCGATCATCGAGCGACTGGTGGGAATGATGATGGTGGTTTCTTCCTCAGTGACAACAGCGGGGCCATCGACGGTCTGGCCGGTGGTCAACTGGCCGCGCTCGACCACTGTGGCCTCGGTTACATGGCCCAGCGCCGGGTCGAACAGGGTGCGCGTGCCGCTGCTGGGTGCGGAGCCACTTGGCACTGCAGGCGCAAGGCGCGCGACGGCATCGGTCAACGTAAAGGCGTTGACCGACCAGACGGTGATCTCCGCCTCCATCCCCTCGACGGATCGACCAAACAGCTTGACATAATCCGCCTCGAACAGGCGCAGGAACGTCTCGGCATCGGGGTTTGCCGCTTGCTCGGGCGTCAACGACACCGGGATTTCCCAGCCTTGCCCGGAATAGCGCATGTAGACCTTGTGCTCTGACAGGATCTCGGCCGTCGCATCGCAGGATTGCACGAAACTGCACGCCTCGGCCTCCATCTCCTTGAACAGCGCCGTGACCTTTGCCGGATCAAACGCGCCGATCTTCATAAAGACCGAGCGGTTGGCCTCAAAGCTGAACGGCGCGCGCAAAAACCCGATGGCCGAGCCGACGCCCGCCCCCTGCGGCACCAGACAGCGCGCGATGCCCAGCTTTTCGCACAGCCGCGCGGCGTGCAGGGGGGCCGCGCCGCCAAAGGCGATCATCGTGTAATCCGACAGATCCTCGCCATTCTCAACGGCATGAACCCGCGCGGCATTGGCCATATTCTCATCGACCACCTCGGCCAGCCCCCAGGCGGCCTCAACGGCGTCCATCTCCAGCCGGTCGCCCAGATGCACGCGCAGCGCCGTGCGCGAGGCGTCAGGATACAAAGGAATCGAGCCGCCCGCGAAATTGTCGGGGTCCAGCTTGCCCAGCACCAGATCGGCATCGGTCACCGCCGGACGTTCGCCACCGCGCCCATAGCACGCAGGCCCCGGCTCTGACCCGGCACTTTCCGGCCCGACGCGGATTTGCCCCAGCACATCGACATGCGCCAAAGACCCGCCGCCCGCGCCGATCTCGACCATGTCGATCACCGGAATCGAGATCGGCATGCCAGAGCCTTTCTTGAACCGATACGTCCGCGCCACCTCGAACACCCGCGCGGTTTTCGGTGTCTGGTTCTTGATCAGGCAAATCTTGGCCGTGGTGCCGCCCATATCGAAGGACAAAACCTTGTCCAACCCATGCCGCGCGGCAATATCGGCGGCGAACACCGCCCCGCCCGCCGGGCCGGATTCGACCAGCCGCACCGGAAATTCCGCCGCCGTCTCGATGTCGATGATCCCGCCGCCCGAATGCATCAGGAACACCGGGCAATCCGCGCCCTCGGCGGCCAGACGCCCCTTCAGCCGCCCCAGATAGGATTTCATCAGCGGCTTGATATAGGCGTTGGCGATGGTGGTGTTGAACCGCTCGTATTCGCGCATCTGCGGCGAGACTTGCGAGGACAGCGACACCATGACCCCCGGCAAACGCGCGGCCAGAACCTGCGCGATCAGCCGTTCATGCGCGTCATTCACATAGGAATGCAACAGGCCCACCGCGATACTCTCATAGCCTGCCGCGCCCAGCGTATCGGCCAGCGCCTCGACCTCGGCACGCTCCAGCGGCATCAAGACCTCGCCGCGTGCATCCATGCGCTCGGTCACCACATAGCGGCGGTTCCGGGCCAGCAGGGGTTCGGGCAGCGTCAGGTTCAGATCATATTGCTCGAACCGGCTTTCGGTGCGCATTTCGATGACATCGCGAAAACCCTTGGTGGTGATCAGCGCCGTCTTCGCCCCGCGCCGCTCGATCAGCGCATTGGTCGCCAGGGTCGTGCCGTGGATGATCTGCCCGATGGATGAGGCCGCAACCCCGGCCTTGGCGCAAACCCGGTGCATCCCCTCCAGGATCGCCTCCTCGGGCGCGCTGTAGGTGGTCAGAACCTTGGTCGAGTGCCGCGCAGTGCCAACCTCAAGGACCACATCGGTAAAGGTGCCGCCGATATCGACGCCCAATCTGATAGAATCACGCGCCATGAGCGGGCCTCCGTTGGTTCATTCCAGTGGCAAACCTAGCACTCGCCTACGATAAACAATAATCCTTTGATGTAATGATAAGGATCAGGATTTGTTATCCTTCGCCGGATAAAGCCGCTGCGCGATCTCCACCGCCGCCGTGACATAGGCCGGGGCCGGGTCCAGCACATACCGCGCGGCAAAGCGCAGATTGTCGGGGTGCCAGGCATAATTCAGCCGCTGCAAACGCCCGTCCGCCAAAGCCTCGGCGACCATATCCAGCGGCAGACAGGCAATGCCCAGCCCGTCGAGCGCCATCAACAGGCTGGTGCCGATATTCGACGCCGACACCAAGCGCACCTCTTGGCCGATCTCGCGGAAATGGGCCTCGAGCTGGCGCTGCGGCACCGTGCGGCGCGAGTGGGTCAAAATGGCATGGGGCGCGATATCCTGCGGCTGAACCCGGGCCGCAAACGGCCCCAGTCCGGGTGCCGCAACCCAGGCATAAGCCGATTGCCCCAGCGGCACGGTGCAGCGCGCCTCTTGCGCGAACGGGCCGCTTTGAAACACCAGATCCAGATCGCGGTCGAACAGCGCCTTGCTCAGCGTGGCGCTCAGATCCACCGTCAGATCAATGTCGATCGCCGGAAACCGCGCCCGCATATCCAGCAGGAAGGCCCGCAGCCATGTGTGCGCCACCATCTCGCTGACGCCCAGCCGCAGCACGCCCTTGAACAGCGTCTCATCGCCCACCACGGCCTGAAACGCCTCGGCCGCCGCCAGAATATCGCGCGCCGGGCGCAGCAGGTCCTGCCCCTTGGGCGTCAGGCGCACCGAGCCCGCGTCCCGCTCCATCAACCGCACGCCCAGCCGTTCCTCAAGCTGCGACATCCGGCTGGAGATGTTGGGCTGTGTCGTGTTCAGCCGCTCTGCCGCGCGCCGGAACGTGCCCAGATCAGCGACCGACACGAACGCCTCGATATGTTTCAGGGTAAAGGGAATCCGGGTCATGCCGCGCCTCAAAGCCTCTGGCTGGTCTTGCATCCCGGCTTTGCCAAGTCAAAGGCCAAGGCAATTTTCGGCACCAGGCGATATCCGCGTTGACATTAATATGTAAATACATATTGGATAGGGCGATACCTTCAGCCAAGGACCGACCATGCCCAGCACAACTGTCTTTTCCAACGCCACCGCCGCAACCATGACGCCCGAAACCGCGGATTACGGGCTGGTGCGCAACGCGGCGATTGTGGTTTCGGACGGGCGGATTGCCTGGGTTGGGGCGCAAGAGGCGCTGCCCGAACCCTATCGCGATGCGCCGACGCAAGATCTGGACGGGCGGCTGGTCACCCCGGCGCTGATCGACTGTCACACGCATATCGTGCATGGCGGCAACCGCGCGATGGAGTTCGAGATGCGGCTGCAAGGCGCCAGTTACGAGGAGGTCGCGCGCGCGGGCGGCGGTATTGTCTCGACCGTCTCGGCAACCCGCGAGGCCAGCTTTGACGAGTTGCTGGCCAAGGCCCTGACCCGCGCCGATGCCTTGATCGCGCAGGGTGTCAGCACCGTTGAAATCAAGTCCGGCTATGGTCTGAACCAAGAAACCGAACTCAAGATGCTGCGCGTCGCCCGCGCGATTGCGCAACACCGCCCGATTCGCGTGATGACCAGCTTTCTGGGCGCGCATGCCGTGCCCAAGGGCATGGATGCCGACGCCTATATCGACACGATCTGTATTCCGGCCCTGAACGCGGCCCACGCCGAGGGGCTGGTCGATGCGGTGGACGGGTTCTGCGAGGGCATCGCCTTTGACACGACGCAGATCAGCCGCGTGTTCGATCAGGCCCGCGCCCTGGGTCTGCCGCTCAAATTGCACGCCGAGCAACTCAGCAACATCGGTGGCACGGCCTTGGCCGCGCGCTATGGTGCGATGTCCGCCGATCACGTCGAATACGCGACCGAGGACGACGCCAGGGCGCTGGCCGCCTCGGGCACCGTTGCGGTGATTCTGCCGGGCGCGTTCTACACGATCCACGAGACCCAGGCCCCACCAATACAGGCGTTCCGCGATCATGGCGTGCCGATGGCCGTCGCGACCGACTGGAACCCCGGCACCTCGCCGCTGGGGTCGATTCTGCTGGCGATGAACATGGCCTGCACCCTGTTCCGCATGACCCCCGCCGAGGCTTTGGCCGGCACCACCCGCAACGCCGCCCGCGCGCTGGGCCTGACGGATACCGGCACCATCGCGCCGGGGATGCGCGCCGATCTGGCGATCTGGAATGTCGCGGAACCTGCGGAACTGTCCTACGGTATCGGCATCAACCCACTGCACAACCGCATCTTTGGAGGGGTTCAATGAGCCTTCTGGAAATATCCCGCGCCGACAGCCCTCTGGTTCTGGGTCTGCCGCACACTGGCACCGACATTCCGGCCGATTGCGCGGCGGGTCTCAATGACACGGGCCGCGCGATTGCCGATACCGACTGGCATATCCATGAGCTTTATGCGGGGCTGGTCGAGGCCACGACGGTGCGCACCCTGGTGCATCGTTATGTGATCGACGCCAACCGCGACCCGACCGGAGTCAGCCTCTATCCCGGCCAGAACACCACCGGGCTTTGCCCGCTGACCGATTTCGACGGGCAGCCGATTTACCACCCCGGACAGGAACCCGACGCCGCCGAGATCGAGCGCCGCCGCGCCACCTATCACGCGCCCTATCATGCCGCCCTGGTCGCGGAACTGGCCCGCGTCAAAGCCATCCACGGCTTCGCGATCCTCTATGATTGTCACTCGATCCGCTCACAGATCCCGTTCCTGTTCGACGGCACGCTGCCCGATTTCAACATCGGCACCAACAATGGCGAAACCTGTGATCCCGCCATCGAGCGCGCCACCTATGACATTTGCCAGGCCGCGTCCGGCTACACCTCGATCCTGAACGGTCGCTTCAAGGGCGGCTGGACCACGCGCCACTATGGCCAGCCCGGCCAAGGCGTGCACGCGATCCAGATGGAACTGGCGCAATCGACCTATATGCAGGAGAGCCCGGATTGGCCCTATGACTCCGCCAAGGCCCGCGCCCTGCGCCCGCATCTGAAAACCATCCTCAACACCCTGACCGCCTGGAGGCCCCAATGAGCGACCCGCGCAAGAACACCCGTGACATCTACCCCCCAACCGGGCCGAACCTGACGGCGAAAAGCTGGATGACCGAGGCCCCCCTCAGGATGCTGATGAACAACCTGCACCCGGATGTGGCCGAGAACCCGCATGAGCTGGTGGTCTACGGCGGTATCGGACGTGCGGCGCGCACCTGGCAGGATTTCGACAGCATCGTCGCCACGCTGACCGACCTCGAGGCCGACGAAACGCTGGTCGTGCAGTCGGGCAAGCCGATTGCCGTGGTCAAGACCCATACGGACGCGCCGCGCGTGCTGATCGCCAACTCGAACCTCGTGCCGCATTGGGCGACCTGGGATCATTTCAACGAACTCGATAAAAAGGGTCTGGCGATGTACGGCCAGATGACCGCCGGGTCGTGGATCTACATCGGCAGCCAGGGCATCGTGCAGGGCACCTACGAGACCTTTGTCGAGGCCGGGCGCCAGCACTACGGCGGCTCGCTCAAGGGCAAATGGATCCTCACCGGCGGTCTGGGTGGCATGGGCGGCGCGCAGCCTTTGGCGGCGGTGATGGCGGGCGCGTGCTGCCTTGCCGTCGAATGCAACCCCGACAGCATCGATTTCCGCCTGCGCACCCGCTATGTCGATGAAAAGACCGACAGCCTCGATGAAGCGCTGGCGATGATCGACCGCTGGACCAAGGCCGGCGAGGCGAAATCCGTGGGCCTGTTGGGCAACGCCGCCGATGTGTTCCCGGAGCTTTACCGCCGCGGTATTCGCCCCGATATCGTCACCGACCAGACCAGCGCCCACGACCCGCGCCACGGCTATCTGCCGCAGGGCTGGACGATGGCCGAATGGAAGGCCAAGCAGGACAGCGACCCCAAAGCCGTCGAGAAAGCCGCGCGCGCCAGCATGAAGGTGCAAGTGGCGGCGATGGTCGATTTCCACAACGCGGGCGTGCCGACCGTCGATTATGGCAACAACATCCGGCAGATGGCGCTGGAGGAAGGGCTGGAAAATGCCTTTGCCTTCCCCGGTTTCGTGCCCGCCTATATCCGCCCGCTGTTCTGCCGGGGGATCGGGCCGTTCCGCTGGGTGGCGCTGTCGGGCGACCCCGAGGATATCTATAAAACCGACCAGAAGATGAAAGAGCTGTTCCCCGAGAACAAGCATCTGCATCAATGGCTTGATATGGCCCGCGAACGGATCGCGTTTCAGGGCCTGCCCGCGCGGATCTGCTGGATCGGCCTCGGCGACCGGCATCGCGCCGGATTGGCGTTCAACGAGATGGTCGCCAATGGCGAGCTGAAAGCGCCGATCGTGATCGGCCGCGACCACCTCGACAGCGGCTCGGTCGCCTCGCCCAACCGCGAGACCGAAGCGATGAAGGATGGCTCGGACGCGGTGTCGGACTGGCCCTTGCTGAACGCTTTGGTCAACACGGCCTCGGGCGCGACCTGGGTCAGCATCCACCACGGCGGCGGCGTCGGCATGGGCTTCAGCCAGCATGCGGGCGTGGTGATCTGCGCCGATGGCACGCCCGAGGCCGCCAAGCGGCTGGAGCGCGTGTTGTGGAACGATCCGGCCAGCGGTGTCTGGCGTCATGCCGATGCAGGGTATGAGGACGCGGTTGCCTGTGCGCGCGAACACGGGCTGAAGCTGCCGCGCATTCTGGGCAACTAAGACCCACACCCAAAGATCGAATCAGGCGGCGCTTTGCCCAAGCGCCGCCTGCGTGCGTTTCGGACGGCCCGCAAAGGCCCATATCGTCAGCCGGAAAATGCGAAAAGGCTCAAGCATCGCTGCTTGAGCCTTTGAATTTATTGGTGAGCCGGATTGGGATCGAACCAATGGCCAGCTGATTAAAAGTCAGCTGCTCTACCGCTGAGCTACCGGCCCACACTGCGAGGCTAACTAGAAAGAACCGCCGCCCGGGTCAAGCCGAAACATGCGTTTTTCTGTCAGATATCTGTCCTTTACCGCACCAGCCACCTCGCATGGTCCTGTTTTTCGCTGTCCTGGTTATCCGGGCGTCAGCAGATAGCCCTCGCCGCGCACGGTCTGCAAAAAGCGTGGACGGCGCGGATCCGGCTCGATCTTGCGGCGCAAGCGGGTGATCTGCACGTCAATGGCCCGCTCTTGCGAAAGCTCGGCGGCCATATGCCCGCGATCACGGCCCAGATATTCCACCAGCGCCTCACGGCTGACAACCTCGCCCTGCCGCCCGGCCAGCACCCGCATCAACGCAGCCTCGGTCTGGGTCAGGCGCACCGGCTCGGTGCCGTCGCGCAGGTCGCCAGAGTCGACCTCGTAGCGCATCCGCCCCAGCATCAGGACCTGCGGCGCCAGCGACGCGGGCGCGGCCTTGGGCGCGCGCCGCAAGATGGCATTGATTCGCAGCACCAACTCACGCGGCTCGAAGGGTTTGGACAGGTAATCATCCGCGCCCGCCTCAAAACCCGCGATCCGGTCGCGCGCCTCGCCCCGCGCGGTCAGCAAGATCACCGGGGTGCCGATTTCGCCGCGCAACCAGTGCGTCAGGGCCACGCCATCCTCGCCCGGCATCATCACATCCAGCACGATCAGATCAAACGCCAACCCGGTCAGCAAGCGCCGCGCCTGCGCCGCATCGCGCGCGGCGGTCACCATGAACCCCTGTTTCATCAGATACCGCTTGAGCAGTTCCCGGATGCGTTCGTCATCATCGACAATCAGCAGATGTGCGGCGGACAGGTCGCTCATGGTCGGCCATCCTTGTGCGGGGTGCCCTGTGCGCGGACCGGTTCATCCATCATCGCCTCCAACACCTGCCGAAACCCAGCCACCGCTTGTGGCCCCGCCGCGCGATAGGCCGCGCGCATCCGTGCGCGCTGCGCCTCGGACAGCTGGCGCTCAAGCTCTGCGCCCGCTTCGGTCAGGTACAGGTGCCGCTCGCGTCGATCCTGCCGCCCGACCCGCGATTCCACCAACCCGTCGGCAATCAGCGTGCGCAGCACCCGGTTCAGCGATTGCTTGGTCACGCCGAGCACCGACAACAGGTTGTTCACCGTCGTGCCGCGGCTGCGATTGATGAAATGCAGCGCCCGATGATGCGCACGACCATAGGACAAATCCGCCAGAATCCGATCCGGATCGGCGGTGAACCCGCGATAGGCGAAGAACATCGCCTCGATCCCCTTGCGCAACTGCTCATCCGTCAGGAACAGCAGGTTCTCACCACTGGTATTGCCGTCAACCATCGCTTTGCCACCTTTGCACCGCCACCCGGTTCTGTGGGGTCATTTTATGTCAGAGTTATTGACATTCCAAGAATCTATTGCTAGCGACGAGCACAATTCGCGCAACTTTATGTCCGTATCGGACCTAACCAGCGCAACTTATGTAAAATCGCGATAGGAGGCAGCAATGGCCGGCGCATATGACGACAGAGACGGATTCATCTGGATGGATGGCAAACTGGTGCCGTGGCGCGACGCCACGGTCCACGTCCTGACCCATGCGCTGCATTATGCGTCCTCGGTGTTCGAGGGTGAGCGTTGCTACTCCGGCAAGATCTTCAAAAGCCGCGAACATTCGGCGCGGCTGATCGAATCCGGTCGCCTGCTGGATATGGTCGTGCCCTATACGGTCGATCAGATCGAAGAGGCCAAATACGCGATGCTCAAGGCCAATGGCTGGACCGACGCCTATGTGCGCGTTGTCGCCTGGCGTGGCGCGGGTGACGACATGGGGGTTTCCGCCCGCCGCAACCCGGTGCGCATGGCCGTCGCGGGCTGGGAATGGGGCGCCTATTACGGTGACGCCAAATGGCAGGGTGCCAAGCTGGACATCGCCAAATGGAAGCGCCCCTCGCCCGAAACCATCCCGACGGCCGCCAAAGCCGCCGGCCTGTACATGATCTGCACGATGTCCAAACACGCCGCCGAGGCCAAGGGCTGCTCGGATGCGCTGTTCATGGATTATCGCGGCTACGTCGCCGAGGCGACCGGTGCCAACGTGTTCTTCGTCAAGGATGGCGAGGTGCATACGCCGCTGGCCGATGCGTTCCTCAACGGATTGACCCGTCAAACCGTGATCCAGATGCTGAAGGACATGGGTGTCGTCGTGCATGAACGCCACATCATGCCCGACGAACTGCCCGGTTTCTCGGAATGCTGGCTGACCGGCACCGCCGCCGAGGTCACCCCCGTTGGCCAGATCGGCGAGCATCACTTCCAGGTCGGTGATCTGACGCGCAAAGTGTCGGACAGCTATGAAAAACTGGTGCGCAGTTAAGCGAGAAACCGGTGCGCGGTTGATCGGCAACGGTTGATCCCGCGGGATTGATCGCCGGGCCAGCGGTGGCAGCGGGTGCGTTTCGGTCAACTGCCACTGCGGGTTTCACGCGATTGTATTGCCACGATCCGCGCGGCGGCCTTTTCGTCGCCGCGCGTTCGGTCTATTGCTGGTCGAAATTCCTTGGGTCCGGGCCTTTCATTTCCCCGCGGCTGCCCTGCAGTTGCAGGCCAGTACCCTCAATTTCGATCGGAGAGACCCCATGTCATTTCAAGTTGCACAACGCATTCTGCTGGCAGTGGGTCTGGTGTGTGGCGCGACGGCCCCGGTCCTGGCGCAAGACGAAGAACCGCGCAATTATATCATGGCCACCGCGCAAGACGGTGGCACCTATTATCCGGTTGGCGTGGCGATGGCCGTGCTGTCAACGATCCATCTGCAACCGTCATTCGGGTTCGACATCGAGGCCGTCACCTCGGGCGGGTCGCTTGATAATCTGCGTCTGATGCGCGACGGCGACGCGCAGTTCGGGATGCTCGAAGTGTTGGCCGGAACCTGGGCACGCGATGGCACCGGGCCGCTTGCAGAAATCGGCCCGCAAGACAATCTGCGCGCCATCACGATGCTCTGGCCCGATGTCGAGCACTTCCTGATCAGCACGGCGCTGGCCGAAACCGGCACAATCGCCGATCTGGCCGGTTTGGCGGGGCGCGGGTTTGCGATGGGGCCGCTGGGCTCTGGCACCGAATATACCAACACGTTGCTGTTCGAGAATTTCGGCTTTGACTATGCCTCATGGGGTATCGTGCATCAAACCTATGAGCAATCCGCCCAGGCCCTGCTGGACGGAACCATTGCCGGGGTGAACATCGGCTCTGGCGTTGGCGTGAATACGGTGCATTCGGTGATGACCCAGATGGGCGACTTGCTGACCCTGCTGTCCGTCACCGACGAACAGGCCGCGGCGCTGGATGGCGGTCTGGGCATCCTGTCCACGACACTGATCCCGCCAGGAACCTATCCCGGCATCGAGGCTCCGCTGCAAACCGTGTCGCTGCCGAATTTCCTTTCGGTGAATGCCGATGTGCCCGCCGAAGATGTTTACGAATTCACCCGCGTCTTGTTCGAAAATCTCGAATACCTCTGCGGTGTGCATCAAGCCGCCTGCGCGCTATCCCTTGACGGCGCGCAAAACGGCTTGCCCGTAGACCTGCATCCGGGTGCCGCCCGGTATTTCCGCGAAATGGGCATGGAAGCCTCTGATCCGTAGCCACCGCAGCACCTGATGCTACAGGCACGTCAAAGAGGTGCATTGCACCCATGCTGCGCGTTCGGTTGTGCGCAGAGACGTCTGCCTTGATCTATCGACCGGGTCCGCAATCTCTGGCCTTGTTGATACAAGGGAATACCGATCAACGCCAAATTGGGCTTACGTCCTGCGGCG
This region includes:
- a CDS encoding TAXI family TRAP transporter solute-binding subunit yields the protein MSFQVAQRILLAVGLVCGATAPVLAQDEEPRNYIMATAQDGGTYYPVGVAMAVLSTIHLQPSFGFDIEAVTSGGSLDNLRLMRDGDAQFGMLEVLAGTWARDGTGPLAEIGPQDNLRAITMLWPDVEHFLISTALAETGTIADLAGLAGRGFAMGPLGSGTEYTNTLLFENFGFDYASWGIVHQTYEQSAQALLDGTIAGVNIGSGVGVNTVHSVMTQMGDLLTLLSVTDEQAAALDGGLGILSTTLIPPGTYPGIEAPLQTVSLPNFLSVNADVPAEDVYEFTRVLFENLEYLCGVHQAACALSLDGAQNGLPVDLHPGAARYFREMGMEASDP
- a CDS encoding branched-chain amino acid aminotransferase, producing MAGAYDDRDGFIWMDGKLVPWRDATVHVLTHALHYASSVFEGERCYSGKIFKSREHSARLIESGRLLDMVVPYTVDQIEEAKYAMLKANGWTDAYVRVVAWRGAGDDMGVSARRNPVRMAVAGWEWGAYYGDAKWQGAKLDIAKWKRPSPETIPTAAKAAGLYMICTMSKHAAEAKGCSDALFMDYRGYVAEATGANVFFVKDGEVHTPLADAFLNGLTRQTVIQMLKDMGVVVHERHIMPDELPGFSECWLTGTAAEVTPVGQIGEHHFQVGDLTRKVSDSYEKLVRS